A window of the Streptomyces albireticuli genome harbors these coding sequences:
- a CDS encoding ribokinase — protein MSERENVYDVLVVGSANADLTVRVDRRPGAGETVLGTDLVESAGGKGANQAAAAARLGARTALLARVGDDAFGELLLDGQRAAGADVRHVRVEKGARTGTAMIFVGPDGDNTIVVSPGANARLSPADVAEAREVVAASAVVSLQLEVPPETVRAAVAVARETGTRVVLNPSPTPPELAPALLTAADPLVVNEHEARQLSGLTGGGPEEWARALRERGARSVVVTLGGDGALVLDGAPGTGARAGRAAAPDADPGAEPATDEAVRVPGVRVKAVDTTGAGDAFTGALATRLARGASLAGAARYAVRVGAASVTRAGAQPSYPAEEELPDGEGPFV, from the coding sequence ATGAGTGAGCGGGAGAACGTGTACGACGTCCTGGTGGTCGGCTCGGCCAACGCGGATCTGACGGTCCGGGTGGACCGGCGGCCGGGCGCGGGCGAGACGGTGCTCGGTACGGACCTGGTGGAGTCGGCCGGCGGCAAGGGCGCCAATCAGGCAGCCGCGGCGGCCCGGCTCGGCGCGCGGACGGCGCTGCTGGCGAGGGTCGGTGACGACGCCTTCGGCGAACTGCTCCTGGACGGGCAGCGCGCGGCCGGTGCCGACGTGCGGCACGTGCGGGTCGAGAAGGGCGCCCGGACGGGCACGGCGATGATCTTCGTCGGGCCGGACGGGGACAACACCATCGTGGTGTCCCCGGGCGCCAACGCCCGCCTCTCCCCCGCCGACGTGGCGGAGGCGCGCGAGGTCGTCGCGGCCTCGGCCGTCGTCTCGCTCCAGCTGGAGGTCCCGCCGGAGACGGTGCGGGCGGCGGTCGCGGTCGCCCGGGAGACCGGCACCCGGGTGGTGCTGAACCCCTCGCCGACGCCCCCGGAGCTGGCGCCCGCGCTCCTCACGGCGGCCGACCCCCTGGTCGTCAACGAGCACGAGGCGCGGCAGCTGTCGGGGCTCACCGGCGGCGGGCCGGAGGAGTGGGCCCGCGCGCTGCGGGAGCGGGGCGCCCGGTCGGTCGTCGTCACCCTGGGCGGCGACGGGGCCCTGGTCCTGGACGGGGCGCCGGGGACGGGCGCGCGGGCCGGGCGGGCCGCGGCGCCGGACGCGGACCCGGGTGCCGAACCGGCCACGGACGAGGCGGTGCGGGTGCCGGGCGTCCGGGTGAAGGCCGTGGACACGACGGGCGCCGGTGACGCCTTCACCGGCGCGCTGGCCACCCGCCTGGCACGCGGCGCGTCGCTGGCCGGGGCGGCCCGTTACGCGGTGCGGGTCGGCGCCGCCTCGGTGACCCGGGCGGGCGCGCAGCCCTCGTACCCGGCGGAGGAGGAACTCCCGGACGGCGAGGGTCCGTTCGTGTAG
- a CDS encoding SpoIIE family protein phosphatase, which produces MGTTDADGFRSEPARAAGVPYEPGGLLDLLSVAAVVLDERGRIVLWSPQAEALFGWSAAEALGRYGARLLVIEEDFEAILELFAKVMEGGESWAGVFPARHKDGSARLVEFRNMRLEDESGRFYALGMATDQQVLRRVERDLALSLQLVDRSPIGVAVLDTGLRYVMVNPALERMHGLPAEAHLGRRVGEALPLADAAGIEAAMREVLATGTPLLDRFAVGREGGGAAEDQAQLISYYRLDDPAGRTLGVATSVVDVTDRYRVNAEARRRTALIAEASVLIGTTLDLDQTARELADTVVPGLADVAAVDVLDTVLGGDRAAPEGRSAVFRALAVASVDASEAVRAADPPGQIARYAADRLVTRCVSTGRPVHLPHVQPRDLPRIARDEAAAELLAGAGLHSYLAVPLIARGEVLGALDLKRLTNPRPFGEDDVALASELAARAAVCIDNARWYQRERSTALTLQRSLLPQRPPHLVGLEIAYRYQPAGTAGQVGGDWFDVIPQSGDRSALVVGDVMGSGINAAAAMGQLRTAARTLAQLDLDPARVLHHLDHTASGLDQMIATCLYAVYDPGRGLCRAANAGHLPPVLVRPGARPALLELPAGAPLGVGGVPFESVGVRLAPGDAVVLYTDGLVETRDQDIDVRLEALLAVLDAAPHDLEATCDLLLTTLRDGNDQDDVALLIARVTGRS; this is translated from the coding sequence ATGGGGACGACCGACGCCGACGGCTTCCGGTCGGAACCCGCCCGGGCCGCGGGTGTCCCCTACGAGCCCGGCGGGCTGCTCGACCTGCTGAGCGTGGCCGCCGTGGTCCTCGACGAGCGCGGCCGGATCGTGCTGTGGAGCCCGCAGGCCGAGGCGCTCTTCGGCTGGAGCGCCGCCGAGGCCCTCGGCCGCTACGGCGCCCGGCTGCTCGTCATCGAGGAGGACTTCGAGGCCATCCTGGAGCTGTTCGCCAAGGTGATGGAGGGCGGCGAGTCCTGGGCCGGCGTCTTCCCCGCCCGGCACAAGGACGGCTCCGCCCGCCTGGTCGAGTTCCGCAACATGCGCCTGGAGGACGAGAGTGGCCGCTTCTACGCCCTCGGCATGGCCACCGACCAGCAGGTCCTGCGGCGCGTCGAGCGCGACCTGGCACTCTCCCTGCAACTGGTCGACCGGTCCCCGATCGGCGTCGCCGTCCTGGACACCGGCCTGCGGTACGTGATGGTCAACCCCGCCCTGGAGCGCATGCACGGCCTGCCCGCCGAGGCCCACCTCGGCCGCCGGGTCGGCGAGGCGCTGCCGCTCGCGGACGCCGCCGGGATCGAGGCGGCGATGCGCGAGGTGCTGGCGACGGGCACCCCGCTGCTGGACCGCTTCGCCGTGGGCCGCGAGGGCGGCGGCGCGGCCGAGGACCAGGCCCAGCTGATCTCGTACTACCGCCTGGACGACCCCGCGGGCCGCACGCTCGGCGTGGCCACCTCGGTGGTCGACGTCACCGACCGCTACCGCGTCAACGCCGAGGCCCGCCGCCGGACGGCGCTGATCGCCGAGGCGTCCGTGCTCATCGGCACCACCCTCGACCTGGACCAGACCGCCCGTGAGCTCGCCGACACGGTGGTGCCCGGGCTCGCCGACGTCGCCGCCGTCGACGTCCTCGACACCGTCCTGGGCGGCGACCGCGCCGCGCCCGAGGGCCGGTCCGCGGTCTTCCGGGCGCTGGCCGTCGCCTCCGTCGACGCCTCCGAGGCCGTGCGCGCCGCCGACCCGCCGGGACAGATCGCGCGGTACGCCGCCGACCGGCTCGTCACCCGCTGCGTGAGCACCGGCCGCCCGGTCCACCTCCCGCACGTCCAACCGCGGGACCTGCCGCGCATCGCCCGCGACGAGGCCGCGGCCGAACTGCTGGCCGGCGCGGGGCTGCACTCCTACCTCGCCGTACCGCTGATCGCCCGGGGCGAGGTGCTCGGCGCCCTCGACCTCAAGCGGCTCACCAACCCCAGGCCCTTCGGCGAGGACGACGTCGCCCTCGCCTCGGAGCTGGCCGCCCGCGCCGCCGTATGCATCGACAACGCGCGCTGGTACCAGCGCGAGCGCTCCACCGCCCTCACCCTCCAGCGCAGCCTGCTCCCGCAGCGGCCGCCGCACCTGGTGGGCCTGGAGATCGCCTACCGCTACCAGCCCGCGGGCACCGCCGGCCAGGTCGGCGGCGACTGGTTCGACGTCATCCCCCAGTCCGGCGACCGGAGCGCCCTCGTGGTCGGTGACGTCATGGGCAGCGGTATCAACGCCGCCGCGGCCATGGGCCAGCTGCGCACCGCCGCCCGTACGCTCGCCCAGCTGGACCTGGACCCGGCGCGGGTGCTGCACCACCTCGACCACACCGCCAGTGGTCTGGACCAGATGATCGCCACCTGTCTCTACGCGGTGTACGACCCGGGCCGGGGGCTCTGCCGCGCCGCCAACGCCGGCCATCTCCCGCCCGTCCTGGTCCGCCCCGGCGCCCGGCCCGCCCTGCTGGAGCTGCCGGCCGGCGCGCCGCTCGGGGTGGGCGGCGTCCCCTTCGAGAGCGTCGGCGTCCGGCTGGCGCCCGGCGACGCCGTCGTGCTGTACACCGACGGGCTGGTCGAGACGCGGGACCAGGACATCGACGTCCGCCTCGAAGCCCTGCTCGCCGTCCTCGACGCCGCCCCGCACGACCTGGAGGCGACGTGCGACCTGCTGCTGACCACCCTGCGCGACGGCAACGACCAGGACGACGTGGCCCTGCTCATCGCCCGCGTCACCGGGCGGTCCTGA